The Rhizobium sp. WSM4643 genome has a window encoding:
- the repA gene encoding plasmid partitioning protein RepA, protein MQPSLALQDDQEHLPSLLATDAKELSYQLQQHQAKIFPPLSQKTIRTFSPAEAAAFIGIGEGYLRQVAADGHGPDPLANGRRLYSATDMDRIRRVLDERNGTPKYVPARRPGEKLQIISVMNFKGGSGKTTTAAHLAQFMALRGYRVLAVDLDPQASLSALFGHQPEFDVGEGETIYGAIRYEEPRPIADIVRATYTPNLHLIPGNLELMEFEHETPKAMASGTAETMFFARIGEVLTEIESLYDVVVIDCPPQLGFLTMSALCAATSVLITVHPQMLDVMSMSQFLTMTSELMSVVEKAGGRTSYDWMRYLVTRFEPNDGPQSQMTGFMRAIFGNRMLHNAMVKSTAVADAGVTKQTLYEVERSQFTRGTYDRALESLNLVNGEIEAHIRSTWGRK, encoded by the coding sequence ATGCAGCCGAGTCTTGCTCTTCAAGACGATCAAGAGCACCTCCCATCGCTTCTGGCAACAGATGCGAAGGAGTTATCCTATCAACTTCAGCAGCATCAGGCAAAAATCTTTCCCCCGCTCTCGCAAAAGACCATCAGAACATTTTCGCCGGCGGAAGCTGCAGCCTTTATCGGCATCGGCGAAGGTTATCTCCGCCAAGTAGCCGCCGACGGCCATGGGCCCGATCCGCTCGCAAACGGACGGCGGCTTTACAGTGCAACGGACATGGACCGGATTCGCCGGGTCCTCGACGAGCGAAACGGAACGCCGAAATATGTGCCGGCCCGCCGGCCCGGGGAAAAGCTCCAGATCATCTCCGTCATGAACTTCAAGGGTGGCTCGGGCAAGACCACTACTGCGGCCCATCTGGCGCAGTTCATGGCGCTTAGGGGCTACCGCGTGCTCGCCGTCGACCTCGATCCGCAGGCCTCCTTGTCCGCCTTGTTCGGTCATCAGCCGGAGTTCGACGTCGGAGAGGGCGAAACGATCTATGGGGCGATCCGATATGAGGAGCCGCGCCCCATCGCCGACATCGTGCGCGCCACCTACACGCCCAATCTGCATCTCATTCCGGGCAATCTCGAGCTGATGGAATTCGAGCACGAGACGCCGAAGGCGATGGCGTCGGGTACGGCGGAGACGATGTTCTTTGCCCGCATCGGCGAAGTCCTGACGGAGATCGAAAGCCTTTACGACGTCGTGGTCATCGACTGCCCGCCGCAGCTGGGGTTCCTGACGATGTCGGCGCTCTGCGCGGCCACCTCGGTCTTGATCACGGTCCACCCGCAGATGCTGGATGTCATGTCGATGTCGCAGTTTCTGACGATGACGAGTGAGTTGATGTCGGTCGTCGAAAAGGCCGGAGGGCGTACCAGCTATGACTGGATGCGCTATCTGGTGACGCGGTTCGAGCCGAACGACGGACCGCAAAGCCAGATGACCGGCTTCATGCGGGCGATCTTTGGCAATCGAATGCTCCACAACGCCATGGTGAAGTCGACGGCAGTGGCCGACGCCGGCGTCACCAAGCAGACACTCTACGAGGTCGAGCGGTCGCAGTTCACACGCGGAACCTACGATCGGGCTCTGGAGTCCCTTAATCTCGTGAACGGCGAGATCGAGGCGCATATTCGCTCGACCTGGGGGAGGAAATAG